The following coding sequences are from one Carettochelys insculpta isolate YL-2023 chromosome 5, ASM3395843v1, whole genome shotgun sequence window:
- the S100Z gene encoding protein S100-Z: MLSGASPQKATWGQKFTPVHSRTVPLHNMPTQLEKAMDTLIKIFHHYSGKEGDKYKLNKGELKQLLTSELTDFLSCQKDPQLVDKILKDLDTNKDNEVDFNEFVILVGALTVACNDFFEEQLKQKEIGNDK, translated from the exons ATGCTCAGTGGAGCCAGCCCACAGAAGGCCACCTGGGGACAGAAGTTCACACCTGTTCATTCCAG AACTGTTCCACTCCACAATATGCCTACGCAGCTGGAGAAGGCCATGGACACCTTGATCAAGATTTTTCACCATTATTCAGGCAAAGAAGGGGACAAATACAAATTGAATAAAGGAGAACTCAAACAACTCCTTACCAGTGAACTCACCGACTTCCTTTCA TGCCAAAAGGATCCCCAGCTGGTTGATAAGATCTTGAAAGATCTGGATACCAATAAAGACAATGAAGTGGATTTTAATGAATTTGTCATTCTGGTTGGTGCTTTGACCGTAGCATGCAATGACTTCTTTGAGGAGCAACTAAAGCAAAAGGAAATTGGAAATGATAAATAA